In a genomic window of Microcoleus sp. AS-A8:
- the purU gene encoding formyltetrahydrofolate deformylase, with product MTSSTATLLISCPDEKGLVAKIANFIYSNGGNIIHADQHTDFAAGLFLTRLEWQLDGFNLPRELIGPAFNAIAQPLQAEWQLHFSDTIPRIAIWVSQQDHCLLDLLWRQQAKEFLTEIPLIISNHPNLQLISEQFGADFKHIPITKETKVEQEAKQLELLRQYNIDLVILAKYMQVISPEFITQFPKIINIHHSFLPAFVGAKPYHKAHERGVKIIGATAHYVTPELDAGPIIEQDVARVSHRDSVADLIRKGKDLERVVLARAVRLHLRHQVLVYSNRTVVFA from the coding sequence ATGACAAGCTCTACGGCTACACTACTGATTTCTTGCCCCGATGAAAAAGGACTTGTCGCCAAAATTGCCAATTTTATCTACTCTAACGGCGGTAATATTATCCATGCCGACCAACATACAGATTTTGCTGCCGGATTGTTTCTAACCCGCCTTGAATGGCAGTTAGATGGCTTTAATTTACCCCGTGAATTGATTGGGCCAGCCTTTAATGCGATCGCACAACCTCTACAGGCAGAATGGCAGCTTCACTTTTCTGATACCATCCCTCGAATTGCTATATGGGTGAGCCAACAAGACCACTGCTTATTAGACTTACTTTGGCGACAACAGGCTAAAGAATTTTTAACAGAAATTCCATTGATTATTAGCAATCACCCTAATCTTCAATTGATTAGTGAACAATTTGGGGCAGATTTTAAACACATTCCCATCACTAAAGAAACTAAAGTTGAGCAAGAAGCAAAACAGTTAGAACTCTTGCGTCAGTACAACATTGACCTGGTGATTCTGGCTAAGTATATGCAAGTTATTAGTCCAGAATTTATTACCCAATTTCCCAAAATTATCAACATTCACCATTCATTTCTTCCCGCGTTTGTGGGTGCTAAACCTTACCACAAAGCTCATGAGCGAGGCGTTAAAATCATTGGTGCTACAGCTCACTATGTCACACCTGAACTGGATGCAGGCCCGATTATTGAGCAAGATGTGGCACGAGTCAGCCATCGGGATAGTGTTGCTGACCTTATTCGTAAAGGTAAGGATTTAGAACGAGTCGTTTTAGCTAGGGCAGTACGCTTACACTTGCGCCATCAGGTACTGGTTTATAGTAATCGGACAGTAGTATTTGCTTGA
- a CDS encoding DUF4149 domain-containing protein yields MNAVFATKSKQPSWQTIAMFALGFWLSGSLIVDFVLMPGLYGAGMMSQSSFATVGYSIFWIFNRIELLCAALVLVSLLALRGTSNLYHQVRRWAIFLSALLLTIAIIYTYFMTPQMSALAVQLNLFEPTTEIPAGMISMQGGYWLLEVVKLVAGATVLGWCYRDSRRLA; encoded by the coding sequence ATGAACGCTGTTTTTGCCACTAAATCAAAGCAACCCTCATGGCAAACGATTGCCATGTTTGCTTTGGGGTTTTGGCTGAGTGGTAGCCTAATTGTCGATTTTGTACTCATGCCCGGTCTTTATGGGGCTGGCATGATGAGTCAATCAAGTTTTGCAACAGTTGGTTATTCTATTTTCTGGATTTTTAATCGCATCGAGCTGTTGTGTGCTGCTCTGGTATTAGTTAGCCTTTTAGCGCTTCGTGGTACGTCAAATCTTTATCATCAGGTAAGACGCTGGGCGATTTTCTTATCCGCGCTCTTGTTGACAATTGCAATCATTTATACCTATTTCATGACACCGCAGATGAGCGCCCTGGCAGTACAACTGAATCTCTTTGAGCCAACTACTGAGATCCCTGCCGGCATGATTTCCATGCAGGGCGGATATTGGCTGCTAGAAGTTGTCAAGTTAGTGGCAGGTGCCACAGTGCTTGGCTGGTGCTACCGCGATTCCCGTCGGCTGGCATAA